Proteins from a genomic interval of Lactococcus protaetiae:
- a CDS encoding PTS sugar transporter subunit IIA — MTDIDLGKVVHKNLIVVPSKSKTKDEVINELGHLLATKGYLFDAQEFIDDVYLREKEGVTGIGQGIAIPHGKSIAVKDTTIAVAVLDEEIEWETLDEQPVKVVIMFAVKDTDANTTHILLLQQIAVLLAHSDFLDKLKEVTSVDELYQLMTTAN, encoded by the coding sequence ATGACAGACATTGATTTAGGTAAAGTCGTTCATAAGAATTTGATAGTTGTACCATCAAAATCCAAAACTAAAGATGAGGTGATTAATGAACTGGGTCACTTGCTTGCAACCAAAGGATATCTCTTTGATGCTCAAGAATTTATTGATGATGTTTATTTGAGAGAGAAAGAGGGAGTGACGGGGATAGGACAAGGTATTGCTATTCCACACGGAAAATCAATTGCCGTTAAGGATACCACGATTGCAGTTGCTGTATTAGATGAAGAAATTGAGTGGGAAACTTTGGATGAACAGCCTGTCAAAGTAGTCATTATGTTTGCTGTCAAAGATACAGATGCTAATACAACTCATATACTACTATTGCAGCAAATTGCTGTGTTACTAGCACATAGTGATTTTCTTGATAAACTCAAAGAAGTTACAAGTGTTGATGAGTTATATCAGCTAATGACGACTGCTAACTAA
- a CDS encoding BglG family transcription antiterminator, with translation MELNANERQVMSLLNFEYYVEAASLAKQLLVSDKTIRRMIKKINERYTGHYAEPLILSQAGKGFRLSAYFKDKDVYAELSVDEQDDKALYDIMLTILFSHPNKRQYDVLKIDYLSNSAKTTRLNKIKQAFKDFHLVFKTNQYYVWIEGDEIQIRRAINDLIMTINKNNSLKQIGLNLFSVDNQFIDKQVELIEEKTQQYLSYPYDWTVRLHLSVLVKRVREGSIQTSIHEINESERQLMMKNKSLADLASIITKNFSNYLNVELKEAEQLLMFQTLYAINLSRQESQAIDECLAEEVTKTLIINVFEIANVTLLPQSRRLYEDLYQHVLPMLSRLRLGIKIENNLLDEVKLKYTKTFEKLSKIIDGINHELAFETKIDEAEIGYLSLYFEKYHLEVTTDKRVLLVCATGIGTSELLKARLQKKIPNLNVIAAMSNRQARKSQGFIEENIDLILSTLDVSVTKIGKVPILTISPLLTEKDVQKINYILEESEKTNDRH, from the coding sequence GTGGAATTAAATGCTAATGAACGACAGGTGATGAGCCTACTAAATTTTGAGTATTATGTTGAAGCTGCAAGTTTAGCAAAACAGTTACTCGTATCGGATAAAACGATTCGACGGATGATTAAAAAAATCAATGAACGGTATACAGGACATTATGCTGAACCACTAATTCTATCACAGGCGGGAAAAGGATTTCGGCTATCAGCTTACTTCAAAGATAAGGATGTTTACGCTGAATTATCAGTTGATGAACAAGATGATAAAGCCTTATATGATATTATGTTGACAATTTTATTCAGCCATCCTAATAAAAGGCAGTATGATGTTTTGAAAATAGATTATCTGTCAAATAGTGCAAAGACCACGCGCCTAAATAAAATCAAACAAGCATTTAAAGATTTTCATCTTGTTTTCAAGACAAATCAGTATTATGTCTGGATTGAAGGAGATGAAATTCAAATTAGACGAGCGATTAACGATTTGATTATGACGATTAACAAAAATAACAGTCTCAAACAAATTGGGCTTAACCTCTTTTCAGTGGACAATCAATTTATTGATAAACAAGTAGAGTTAATAGAAGAAAAAACACAACAATATCTTAGCTATCCTTATGATTGGACTGTCAGACTTCATCTATCTGTTCTTGTTAAGCGGGTCAGAGAAGGGAGTATTCAAACATCTATCCATGAGATAAATGAATCAGAGAGACAACTTATGATGAAAAATAAGTCTTTAGCAGATCTCGCAAGCATTATCACGAAAAACTTTTCAAACTATCTCAATGTTGAGTTAAAAGAGGCAGAACAGTTATTAATGTTTCAAACCTTATATGCTATCAATTTAAGTAGACAAGAAAGTCAAGCAATAGATGAATGTTTGGCAGAAGAAGTCACCAAAACACTGATAATCAATGTATTTGAAATAGCTAATGTTACTCTATTGCCACAAAGTCGTAGACTATATGAAGATTTATACCAACATGTGTTACCCATGCTTTCTCGTTTGCGATTAGGAATTAAGATTGAAAACAATTTGCTAGACGAAGTGAAGTTAAAGTACACGAAAACCTTTGAAAAATTGTCAAAAATCATTGATGGAATCAACCATGAACTTGCCTTTGAAACTAAAATAGATGAGGCAGAAATTGGATATTTATCACTTTATTTTGAAAAATATCATTTAGAAGTGACAACTGACAAACGAGTATTATTAGTTTGTGCAACAGGTATTGGTACCAGCGAGTTATTAAAAGCACGGCTCCAAAAGAAAATTCCCAACTTAAATGTTATTGCAGCGATGAGCAATCGCCAGGCACGAAAAAGTCAAGGATTTATTGAAGAAAATATTGACTTGATTTTATCAACACTTGATGTATCCGTTACAAAAATTGGCAAAGTTCCAATTCTGACGATTAGTCCACTTTTAACAGAGAAAGACGTTCAGAAAATAAATTATATTTTAGAAGAAAGTGAGAAAACGAATGACAGACATTGA
- a CDS encoding GNAT family N-acetyltransferase — translation MSHLEIRRLTENDEQAFLNYVEACKNDFTTFGHFARHRYANFKVGNYKQLLGELQQVEISPKDCNQSRQISYFAFKAGKIVGSIRCRFDLEKDDLLLYGGHIGYDVPEFARGQHIAEEMCQFAFKHYLSVNITSILVTVDENNFASRHIIEKLGGQLNNWVYDSEDQAILARYWINLLK, via the coding sequence ATGTCTCATTTGGAAATTAGAAGATTAACTGAAAATGATGAACAAGCTTTTTTAAATTATGTTGAGGCTTGCAAAAATGATTTTACAACATTTGGTCATTTTGCAAGGCATCGTTATGCTAACTTTAAAGTGGGAAATTACAAACAACTGCTCGGAGAATTACAACAAGTTGAGATTTCTCCGAAAGATTGTAACCAGTCACGACAAATCAGTTATTTTGCTTTTAAAGCTGGAAAAATCGTTGGAAGTATTCGTTGTCGATTTGACTTGGAAAAAGATGACTTACTTTTGTATGGTGGACATATTGGTTACGATGTTCCTGAATTTGCTAGAGGACAACATATTGCTGAAGAAATGTGCCAATTCGCCTTTAAGCACTATCTTTCCGTTAATATCACCTCTATTTTAGTTACGGTTGATGAAAATAATTTTGCAAGTCGGCATATTATTGAGAAGTTGGGAGGTCAGTTAAATAACTGGGTCTATGATTCTGAAGACCAAGCCATTCTAGCACGATATTGGATTAATCTTTTAAAATAA
- the radC gene encoding RadC family protein — MYEVKENPYPMLPRERLELLGSEKLSDSELLAILLRTGTKKLSALELAAKILQHFQTMERFCHASILELKEISGIGQAKAIEIRAMMELGKRIQTAEHHRHGQVMSAQEFGLSLAFEMRDYEQEHLLAIYLDGQNKIIEKRTIFIGAVNHALANPREILYHAVKNLAVGLLVAHNHPSGSLQPSSADRTFTDKIKISCDNLGISFIDHIIVGGGNYFSFREHER; from the coding sequence ATGTACGAAGTAAAAGAGAATCCTTATCCCATGTTACCAAGAGAAAGACTAGAACTATTAGGGTCAGAGAAGTTATCGGATAGTGAATTACTTGCTATTTTGCTGCGGACAGGAACAAAAAAGTTATCCGCGCTTGAACTTGCCGCAAAAATTTTACAACATTTTCAGACGATGGAGCGTTTTTGCCATGCTTCTATTTTAGAGTTGAAGGAAATTTCAGGAATTGGTCAAGCTAAAGCAATCGAAATTCGTGCGATGATGGAGCTTGGAAAAAGGATTCAGACCGCAGAACACCATAGGCATGGACAAGTGATGAGCGCTCAAGAGTTTGGTTTGAGTTTGGCATTTGAGATGCGTGACTACGAACAGGAGCATCTCCTTGCGATATATCTTGATGGCCAGAACAAAATTATTGAGAAACGAACCATTTTTATAGGGGCTGTAAATCATGCTTTGGCTAACCCAAGAGAAATTCTTTATCATGCTGTGAAAAATCTTGCAGTTGGTTTGCTTGTCGCGCATAATCATCCTTCTGGAAGTTTGCAACCAAGTAGTGCAGACCGAACTTTTACTGACAAAATAAAAATTTCTTGTGATAATTTAGGCATTTCTTTTATTGACCATATCATTGTCGGTGGTGGAAATTATTTTAGTTTCCGCGAACACGAAAGATAA